A stretch of the Gossypium hirsutum isolate 1008001.06 chromosome D07, Gossypium_hirsutum_v2.1, whole genome shotgun sequence genome encodes the following:
- the LOC107954858 gene encoding F-box/kelch-repeat protein At5g60570: MQVNNSWSVVKRLPVRADSSYGWGLAFKACGNSLLVVGAGGHEGHDDGVIVLHSWNPEEGNRDGQEWNVLAVKARTGAFVYNCAVMGC, translated from the exons ATGCAG GTTAATAACTCATGGAGTGTTGTGAAGAGACTACCTGTGAGGGCGGACTCTTCCTACGGTTGGGGGCTGGCATTTAAAGCATGCGGAAACAGTTTACTAGTAGTAGGAGCTGGAGGTCATGAAGGGCATGATGATGGAGTAATTGTTCTGCATTCTTGGAATCCAGAGGAGGGAAACAGGGATGGACAAGAGTGGAATGTGCTTGCTGTCAAGGCACGGACAGGTGCTTTTGTGTATAATTGTGCGGTAATGGGCTGTTAA